The following proteins are encoded in a genomic region of Parachlamydiales bacterium:
- a CDS encoding deoxyribonuclease IV, protein MMKDDPAHLLDDPAHLLIGAHTSAAGGVHKALLEGQKIGATTVQLFTSNQKQWKGRVFTPDELDRWKYALDETGIQSIMSHDSYLINLGSPDPELLAKSRQAFSEELTRCHQLNLTFLNFHPGAATKESREACLDKIVESLLLIEKQAGEGHTRLLLECTAGQGSAVGYRFEELSYVLEKVKKKIPIGVCIDTCHAFVAGYDMRTAEAVDATLKEFDRVVGLEHLYAFHLNDSAKGLGSRVDRHKPLGEGEIGMECFSFLMQDPRTRHLPKYLETPDGPPLWIKEIALLRSFV, encoded by the coding sequence ATGATGAAAGATGATCCTGCCCATCTACTTGATGATCCTGCCCATCTACTTATTGGCGCTCATACTTCTGCCGCCGGCGGCGTGCATAAAGCACTGTTAGAAGGCCAAAAAATCGGCGCTACTACTGTGCAGCTTTTCACTTCGAATCAGAAACAGTGGAAAGGCCGAGTTTTCACCCCGGACGAACTTGACCGTTGGAAGTATGCTTTAGATGAGACAGGCATTCAATCCATCATGAGCCACGACAGCTATCTTATCAACCTTGGCTCACCCGATCCTGAATTACTGGCCAAAAGCCGCCAAGCCTTCAGTGAAGAACTTACACGCTGCCATCAACTGAACCTGACTTTCCTTAACTTTCATCCCGGCGCTGCCACAAAAGAATCGCGTGAAGCATGTCTTGATAAAATTGTCGAAAGTCTTTTGCTTATAGAAAAACAAGCCGGAGAAGGGCATACCCGCCTTCTGCTAGAATGCACGGCCGGGCAAGGATCTGCTGTAGGATATCGCTTCGAAGAACTTTCCTACGTGTTAGAAAAAGTAAAGAAAAAGATCCCCATAGGCGTCTGTATCGATACCTGCCATGCCTTTGTCGCGGGTTACGATATGCGTACTGCCGAAGCTGTTGACGCTACTCTTAAAGAATTTGATAGGGTCGTAGGCTTAGAACACCTATACGCCTTCCACCTCAACGACTCGGCTAAAGGCCTAGGCTCTCGTGTCGACCGCCATAAGCCCCTCGGAGAAGGGGAGATAGGCATGGAATGCTTTAGCTTCCTCATGCAAGATCCCCGCACCCGCCATTTGCCCAAATATTTAGAAACCCCTGACGGCCCCCCTCTTTGGATCAAAGAAATCGCCCTACTCAGAAGTTTTGT